The proteins below come from a single Pichia kudriavzevii chromosome 2, complete sequence genomic window:
- a CDS encoding uncharacterized protein (PKUD0B05450; Pfam Domains: MFS_1(4e-37)): MFNPSIGEVDPSRRSSIVTAEVAKAHIKSNQRNGPEDHLHTSNDYVGYEFELSHLRTNPNNNQTINGKVQEYNVSTIEENSEDEDHDDSVYPNGYAPLLVVFGGFLSCFTLFGIMNSVGAIESYIQVNQLANASVTAISWVFSIYMFITLFSGLIVGPLYDTFGATYLMIIGTLFTFTGLLACGSSKDIYQFVLSFGVCTGIGSGCLMFPSISVISSWFNRTKRSFYIGLIQTGGSVGGVCFPILLRYLYAKYGFVWAMRIFAFFNLGVCSVACIFVRDRINEIRELTNEPIDDRTFWEKFKNSFDIRSFKDKKFIVLTAALFMNEFSLLIVITYLASYAIANGASISESYVMITIMNVSGTFGKFIPSYFAQRYGCFNMMIIMSVSMTIECFVIWLPFGKHKGALYLFIVLFGFAYAATYSLTGATIGAITPKTKDFGKRYGSAYAIVSFGNLISLPISGAFIVNRTASDYDNMVAFAASTCALASVLFLFSRYTIVGRKLRCKI, from the coding sequence ATGTTTAATCCAAGTATCGGAGAGGTTGATCcttcaagaagaagctcTATTGTTACCGCAGAAGTAGCCAAGGCACACATCAAGAGCAATCAACGTAATGGTCCTGAAGATCATCTACACACATCCAATGACTACGTTGGGTATGAATTTGAACTTTCGCATCTGCGTACTAATCCAAATAACAACCAAACTATAAATGGGAAAGTACAAGAGTATAATGTTAGTACCATAGAGGAAAATTCAGAGGACGAGGATCATGATGACTCCGTCTATCCTAATGGATATGCTCCACTGTTGGTGGTTTTTGGCGGGTTTCTTTCATGTTTCACATTGTTTGGTATAATGAATTCGGTGGGTGCAATTGAATCATACATTCAAGTAAATCAACTAGCTAATGCCTCCGTCACCGCAATCTCCTGGGTCTTTTCTATCTACATGTTTATAACCCTATTTTCTGGGCTAATAGTTGGTCCCTTATATGATACATTTGGAGCTACttatttgatgataatTGGAACACTTTTCACATTCACTGGATTGCTTGCTTGTGGTTCTTCAAAAGATATATATCAGTTTGTTTTGAGTTTTGGTGTTTGCACCGGCATAGGTTCAGGATGTCTCATGTTTCCTTCGATTTCTGTAATTTCCAGTTGGTTTAATAGAACCAAACGGTCATTCTACATTGGTTTAATTCAAACTGGTGGTTCTGTTGGTGGTGTTTGCTTTCCTATTTTATTGAGATATTTGTATGCAAAGTATGGATTCGTTTGGGCGATGCGgatatttgcatttttcaatttgggTGTTTGTTCGGTGGCTTGTATTTTTGTACGTGATAGAATAAACGAAATAAGAGAATTGACCAATGAGCCTATTGACGATAGAACCTTCTGGGAGAAGTTTAAAAACTCCTTTGACATCAGATCGTTCAAGGATAAGAAATTTATTGTCCTTACAGCTGCTCTATTTATGAATGAATTCTCACTATTAATTGTTATTACCTATCTAGCATCCTATGCAATAGCTAATGGAGCAAGTATATCCGAAAGTTATGTTATGATTACGATCATGAACGTTTCAGGCACTTTTGGTAAATTTATTCCTTCATATTTTGCTCAGCGCTATGGCTGTTTTAATATGATGATAATCATGTCAGTATCAATGACAATTGAATGTTTTGTTATTTGGCTACCTTTTGGTAAACATAAGGGTGCACTCTACCTGTTCATAGTGCTCTTTGGATTTGCATACGCTGCAACTTACTCTCTAACGGGAGCAACGATTGGTGCCATCACACCAAAGACCAAGGATTTTGGTAAACGTTACGGCTCGGCATATGCAATAGTTTCGTTCGGtaatttgatttcattaCCAATATCTGGTGCTTTCATCGTTAATAGGACAGCAAGTGATTATGATAATATGGTTGCGTTTGCTGCAAGTACTTGTGCTTTAGCTTCAGTTCTATTCTTATTTTCAAGGTATACCATTGTAGGCCGTAAGTTACGGTGCAAAATATAA
- a CDS encoding uncharacterized protein (PKUD0B05460; similar to Saccharomyces cerevisiae YOR148C (SPP2); ancestral locus Anc_5.484), which yields MKKFSLKKTDTNINNNNKENHRSGNASQEGKVSKKLGMAKFSMKKARRDPQPPVPAVKPSVFNEEIEDRSPQIEKEVVSTTEDVFAKKSKKPGVSDRIVPDDNSNLESAKLEQLFRELASENEGKSISPQKGGTLSLSKEPDAETYARVPISGFGDALVRGMGWNDD from the coding sequence atgaaaaaattctcgctgaagaaaacagacaccaatatcaataataacaacaagGAAAATCACCGTAGTGGCAATGCCTCACAAGAGGGAAAAGTTAGTAAAAAGCTAGGTATGGCCAAGTTTTCTATGAAAAAGGCTAGGCGTGATCCACAACCGCCTGTTCCCGCCGTTAAACCATCTGTGTTCAACGAGGAGATCGAGGACCGTTCACCACAAATAGAGAAAGAGGTCGTTTCCACAACAGAAGACGTCTTTGCaaaaaagagtaaaaaaCCAGGCGTGTCGGATAGAATAGTCCCCGATGACAATAGTAACTTAGAGAGTGCAAAACTTGAACAGCTTTTCAGGGAACTTGCTAGCGAAAACGAGGGAAAATCCATTTCCCCTCAAAAGGGTGGCACTCTTTCCCTCTCGAAAGAGCCTGACGCTGAGACATATGCTCGTGTTCCCATTTCAGGCTTTGGCGATGCCCTAGTCAGAGGGATGGGGTGGAATGATGACTGA
- a CDS encoding uncharacterized protein (PKUD0B05470; similar to Saccharomyces cerevisiae YDR393W (SHE9); ancestral locus Anc_5.485), translating into MNRLTRVTVSVRQFTISSVRYNNVNDSAREKLNKILADIPQTATANQTPLLIPPKTAEEVDRTGKEEPQIQAEGESLSKSKSEKPTFGSSSYIDIFNIKQIIDTVKKSDNVKALQRELTTFYENRKKNQHEFQESFSKKMDHNVKELKSSISIASKVVNEITGYNKVIKLKDVIVDHEKKLKQLKDLIHKAKLEHEKALELRSSSQKEVNELLERKNSWTPVDLDRFTKIYMIRHELDETVAATSRELKKLEDQQEYTHDELIKSIMNRYHEEQVWSDKIRQFSTWGTILIMAINLLLVFLVQFVFEPLKRWRLVNSFEGKVKDLFSDNEKLASDINDLKVQLQQLTEEGALLTVNSNRNSTSHSEAVLDELESPNSEESKVEEKIDFQPILPPFEFRRHVIAIYVKYYYTRLRSLLMRLGSYLSPVSWTNTTPLHTTVGEFQSQMVGSIVTSILAGLFLGWCI; encoded by the coding sequence ATGAATAGACTAACTAGGGTGACTGTCTCAGTGAGGCAGTTTACTATATCTAGTGTTAGATATAATAATGTCAATGATAGtgcaagagaaaaattaaacaaGATTTTGGCTGATATTCCCCAAACCGCAACGGCAAATCAAACACCTCTGTTGATACCACCAAAAACTGCGGAGGAGGTTGACAGAACAGGCAAAGAAGAACCGCAGATCCAAGCTGAGGGCGAATCTCTGAGTAAATCAAAGTCAGAAAAGCCCActtttggttcttcttcGTACATcgatatcttcaatataaAGCAGATCATCGACACAGTTAAGAAGAGTGACAACGTTAAGGCACTACAGAGAGAACTGACGACATTCTACGAAAAtcgaaagaaaaatcagCACGAGTTTCAGGAATCTTTCAGTAAAAAGATGGACCACAATGTGAAGGAATTGAAATCGTCAATTAGCATTGCGTCTAAAGTTGTAAACGAGATCACAGGCTATAATAAAGTGATTAAGCTCAAAGACGTCATTGTAGatcatgaaaaaaaactgaagCAGTTAAAAGATCTTATACATAAAGCCAAACTGGAGCATGAAAAGGCACTGGAGCTTAGATCTTCATCTCAGAAGGAGGTGAACGAACTTTTGGAACGCAAAAACAGCTGGACACCTGTGGATTTGGATAGATttacaaaaatatatatgaTTAGACACGAACTTGATGAAACTGTTGCTGCAACTTCTCGGGAGTTGAAAAAGTTGGAAGACCAGCAAGAATATACCCACGATGAGTTGATTAAATCAATAATGAATAGATACCACGAAGAACAGGTCTGGTCGGATAAAATCCGACAATTTTCCACCTGGGGTACAATTTTGATTATGGCAATTAACCTCTTGCTTGTGTTTCTGGTTCAATTTGTGTTTGAGCCGCTTAAAAGATGGAGATTAGTTAACTCCTTTGAAGGTAAAGTCAAAGACTTGTTTTCAGACAATGAGAAGCTTGCGTCGGATATCAATGACTTAAAAGTTCAGCTGCAGCAATTGACTGAAGAGGGTGCTCTACTGACTGTTAACAGCAACCGAAACTCGACGAGTCATTCAGAAGCTGTTTTGGACGAACTTGAATCACCAAATTCGGAGGAAtcaaaagttgaagaaaaaatagacTTCCAACCAATTTTACCACCTTTCGAATTTAGAAGACATGTGATTGCAATCTATGTGAAGTACTACTACACTAGACTTCGTTCCCTTTTGATGAGGTTAGGATCATACTTATCCCCTGTGTCTTGGACAAATACGACACCGCTACATACCACAGTTGGGGAATTCCAATCTCAAATGGTGGGCTCCATTGTAACCAGTATACTAGCAGGCCTATTTCTCGGTTGGTGTATTTGA